The Vibrio tubiashii ATCC 19109 genome has a segment encoding these proteins:
- a CDS encoding GntR family transcriptional regulator has translation MIVQDILNGQLQPDEKLVVAELKQRYDVGASPIREALVQLSWSKYVSLQPQKGCWVAPVSIDELNDLYESLRFISSILLKQAIEAGDEGWELEVLTSFHKLSRVQHAKEGFDWQEWEERQHQFHISLLEGARSNNMLGFFSDLITQIKRYRYYAIVNGLEYGSSCLDDYEQIMKLVLAKDGEKAAKTLDSHLEHNRQKIQAIIDEQAVAA, from the coding sequence ATGATTGTGCAAGATATTTTGAATGGGCAACTTCAACCAGATGAAAAGCTGGTCGTTGCTGAGCTTAAACAGAGATACGATGTCGGTGCCTCTCCTATCAGAGAAGCACTGGTACAACTTTCTTGGAGCAAGTATGTCAGCTTACAACCGCAAAAAGGTTGTTGGGTTGCGCCTGTCTCTATTGATGAACTGAACGATCTCTATGAAAGCTTACGCTTTATCTCTTCCATTCTCCTCAAGCAAGCGATTGAAGCTGGCGATGAAGGCTGGGAGCTAGAAGTACTGACGTCATTTCATAAGTTGTCGCGCGTACAACACGCAAAAGAAGGCTTTGACTGGCAAGAGTGGGAAGAGCGTCAACATCAGTTCCACATTTCACTCCTCGAAGGGGCACGTTCGAATAACATGCTTGGCTTCTTCAGTGATCTCATCACCCAGATCAAACGTTATCGCTACTACGCAATCGTTAACGGTTTAGAGTATGGCAGTTCTTGCTTAGATGACTACGAACAAATTATGAAGCTAGTATTAGCCAAAGACGGAGAAAAAGCCGCCAAGACACTAGATAGTCACCTAGAGCATAACAGACAGAAAATTCAAGCCATCATTGATGAGCAAGCCGTCGCTGCATAG
- a CDS encoding DeoR/GlpR family DNA-binding transcription regulator → MSKRNTQLRRHAISNLVNEKGEVSVEALSVQFETSEVTIRKDLASLEKNGQLLRRYGGAIALPKEVVSDEMNENVSIRKNELAEAAVKLIREHNRIVIDSGSTTGALIKMLDGMRGLVVMTNSLNVANALNELESEPTLLMTGGTWDAHSESFQGQVAESVLRSYDFDQLFIGADGVDLERGTTTFNELVGLSKVMAEVSREVIVMVESEKIGRKIPNLELAWDAIDILITNKDLDPELKTKIESHGVKVLCA, encoded by the coding sequence ATGTCGAAACGAAACACTCAGCTAAGAAGACACGCTATTTCTAATCTAGTAAATGAGAAAGGAGAGGTCAGCGTTGAAGCACTTTCTGTTCAATTTGAAACCTCTGAGGTGACGATTAGAAAGGATCTTGCTTCGCTAGAAAAAAATGGTCAGCTTCTTCGTCGCTATGGTGGTGCGATTGCCTTACCCAAAGAAGTGGTAAGCGACGAAATGAACGAAAATGTTTCGATTCGAAAGAACGAATTGGCGGAGGCGGCGGTTAAGCTGATCCGCGAGCATAACCGTATTGTGATCGACAGTGGCAGTACAACTGGCGCTCTGATCAAAATGCTTGATGGCATGCGCGGTTTGGTGGTGATGACCAATTCTCTTAATGTCGCTAACGCGCTGAATGAGCTTGAAAGCGAACCGACTCTATTGATGACAGGCGGAACTTGGGATGCACACTCTGAGTCGTTTCAAGGTCAAGTTGCAGAATCTGTTCTACGCTCATATGACTTTGACCAGTTATTTATTGGCGCAGACGGTGTCGATCTTGAGCGCGGGACCACCACCTTCAATGAGCTCGTTGGCCTAAGTAAAGTGATGGCTGAGGTGTCACGCGAGGTCATCGTCATGGTCGAGTCGGAAAAGATCGGCAGAAAGATCCCTAACTTAGAGTTAGCTTGGGATGCCATCGATATCTTGATTACCAACAAAGACTTAGACCCAGAGTTAAAAACAAAAATTGAATCTCATGGCGTCAAAGTGCTTTGTGCATAA
- the glmS gene encoding glutamine--fructose-6-phosphate transaminase (isomerizing), whose amino-acid sequence MCGIVGAVAQRDVAEILVEGLRRLEYRGYDSAGVAIVDGESNLTRVRRLGKVQELADAVDSAQVVGGTGIAHTRWATHGEPSEANAHPHMSGDIAVVHNGIIENHEELRELLKSRGYVFESQTDTEVIAHMVEWELRSSETLLEAVQKTAKQLEGAYGTVALDRKDPSRIVVARSGSPIVIGFGVGENFLASDQLALLNVTRRFMYLEEGDVAEITRREVTVFDASGERVEREITESNAEHDAGDKGQYRHFMQKEIYEQPTALINTMEGRITADSVVTEAIGVNAAEILSKVEHVQIVACGTSYNAGMTARYWFEDLAGVSCDVEIASEFRYRKFVTRPNSLLITLSQSGETADTLAALRLAKEKGYMAAMTICNVAGSSLVRESDFAFMTRAGVEIGVASTKAFTTQLSALLMLVTALGKQQNRISKEKEQEIVEALHALPKQINAALSFEKDIEELATDFADKHHTLFLGRGEFYPIAMEASLKLKEISYIHAEAYAAGELKHGPLALIDADMPVVVVAPSNELLEKLKSNVEEVRARGGLLYVFADADAGFEADETMKIITMPHVSEITAPIYYTIPMQLLSYYVALIKGTDVDQPRNLAKAVTVE is encoded by the coding sequence ATGTGTGGAATCGTCGGTGCTGTTGCACAACGAGATGTCGCTGAAATTTTAGTAGAAGGATTACGTCGCCTTGAATACCGTGGTTATGATTCTGCGGGTGTGGCGATTGTTGATGGTGAGTCAAACCTAACTCGCGTCCGTCGCCTTGGTAAAGTGCAAGAGCTAGCAGACGCGGTAGATTCGGCACAAGTTGTCGGCGGCACAGGTATTGCGCACACTCGCTGGGCGACTCATGGTGAACCTTCTGAAGCGAATGCCCACCCACATATGTCAGGCGACATTGCAGTGGTGCACAACGGTATTATTGAAAACCACGAAGAACTGCGTGAGCTACTTAAGTCTCGCGGTTATGTATTTGAGTCTCAAACAGATACTGAAGTAATCGCTCATATGGTTGAGTGGGAGCTGCGTAGCTCTGAGACACTATTGGAAGCAGTCCAAAAGACCGCGAAGCAACTTGAAGGTGCTTACGGCACTGTGGCATTGGATCGTAAAGATCCTTCGCGTATTGTCGTAGCTCGTTCAGGCAGCCCAATCGTGATTGGTTTTGGTGTTGGTGAGAACTTCCTTGCCTCTGACCAACTTGCTCTGCTTAACGTGACTCGCCGCTTTATGTATCTAGAAGAAGGTGACGTTGCGGAAATCACTCGCCGTGAAGTAACGGTATTTGATGCTTCAGGTGAGCGTGTAGAACGTGAGATTACGGAATCTAACGCTGAGCATGATGCGGGTGACAAAGGCCAGTACCGTCACTTCATGCAAAAAGAGATTTATGAGCAGCCAACGGCACTGATCAACACCATGGAAGGCCGTATTACGGCAGACTCTGTGGTAACAGAAGCTATCGGTGTTAACGCAGCGGAAATCCTAAGCAAAGTCGAGCATGTACAAATTGTTGCGTGTGGTACTTCTTACAATGCAGGTATGACAGCTCGTTACTGGTTTGAAGATCTCGCTGGCGTAAGCTGTGACGTAGAAATTGCTTCTGAGTTCCGTTACCGCAAATTTGTGACGCGTCCTAACAGTCTGTTAATCACGCTTTCTCAATCCGGTGAAACGGCTGATACCTTGGCAGCTCTGCGCCTAGCTAAAGAGAAAGGCTATATGGCTGCAATGACGATTTGTAACGTTGCTGGCTCTTCGCTGGTTCGTGAGTCTGATTTTGCCTTTATGACACGTGCTGGCGTAGAGATCGGTGTGGCGTCAACCAAAGCCTTTACCACTCAGCTTTCAGCCTTACTGATGTTAGTGACTGCGCTAGGTAAGCAACAAAATCGTATCAGCAAAGAAAAAGAGCAAGAGATTGTTGAAGCGCTGCATGCACTACCTAAGCAAATCAATGCTGCTCTCTCTTTTGAGAAAGACATTGAAGAGTTGGCGACAGATTTTGCTGACAAGCACCATACACTGTTCTTAGGTCGTGGTGAGTTTTACCCGATTGCTATGGAAGCCTCTCTTAAACTAAAAGAGATCTCTTACATCCACGCTGAAGCATACGCAGCAGGCGAACTAAAGCACGGTCCACTGGCGCTGATTGATGCTGATATGCCAGTTGTTGTGGTCGCGCCAAGTAACGAGTTGTTAGAGAAGCTAAAATCGAACGTTGAAGAAGTTCGTGCACGTGGTGGTTTATTATATGTATTCGCCGATGCAGATGCGGGCTTTGAAGCTGATGAGACAATGAAGATCATCACTATGCCGCACGTCAGCGAGATCACGGCACCGATTTACTACACCATCCCGATGCAGCTTCTGTCTTACTACGTTGCTTTGATTAAAGGAACGGATGTGGACCAACCACGTAACCTAGCGAAAGCGGTGACGGTTGAGTAA
- a CDS encoding HAD family hydrolase codes for MLKAVLFDMDGLIFDTESIYKLSWQYAASEQNLDLSDDFYQQFIGVQDPECERILAEHFQNALDLSRYKQVRDDHFHRLRSNGIAFKPGFDQLFQDIKRRGLATAIVTSSHLAEVKYNFATSDYLPQFDLVITAEDVERGKPYPDCYQMAYTRLGLEAEQCLVLEDSNNGVKAALAAGCPVVMVPDLVAPSDEVNTEAIVMNSLEQVIPHLNMLIDQ; via the coding sequence ATGTTAAAAGCGGTTCTTTTCGATATGGATGGGCTTATCTTTGATACCGAGTCCATCTACAAACTGAGCTGGCAGTATGCCGCTAGTGAACAAAATCTCGATTTAAGCGACGACTTCTATCAACAATTCATCGGTGTTCAAGACCCTGAGTGCGAACGGATTCTCGCAGAGCACTTTCAAAATGCACTCGATCTGTCACGCTATAAACAGGTTCGCGACGACCATTTTCATCGCTTAAGATCCAATGGCATCGCTTTCAAACCCGGTTTTGACCAACTATTCCAAGACATTAAGCGACGTGGACTCGCAACAGCCATTGTCACCTCCTCACACCTTGCTGAGGTCAAATACAACTTCGCCACCAGCGACTACCTACCTCAGTTTGATTTAGTCATCACAGCAGAAGATGTCGAACGCGGTAAACCTTACCCTGACTGCTACCAAATGGCATACACTCGCCTCGGTTTGGAAGCCGAACAGTGTTTAGTTTTAGAAGACTCTAATAACGGAGTAAAAGCGGCACTGGCTGCGGGTTGCCCTGTGGTCATGGTGCCAGATCTCGTTGCTCCATCAGACGAAGTAAACACAGAAGCTATTGTTATGAATTCATTAGAACAGGTTATTCCGCATCTAAATATGCTGATAGATCAGTAA
- the pykF gene encoding pyruvate kinase PykF, translated as MKKTKIVCTIGPKTESVEKLTELVNAGMNVMRLNFSHGDYEEHGTRIANFRKVMEESGKQLAILLDTKGPEIRTIKLENGDDVDLVAGQEFTFTTDISVVGNKDKVAVTYAGFAADLNVGNTILVDDGLIEMEVLATSETEVKCKVLNNGALGENKGVNLPGVSVNLPALSEKDKNDLKFGCEQGVDFVAASFIRKASDVQEIREVLAANGGENIHIISKIENQEGVDNFDEILELSDGIMVARGDLGVEIPAEEVIFAQKMMIEKCNRARKMVITATQMLDSMINNPRPTRAEAGDVANAVMDGTDAVMLSGETAKGKYPVEAVTIMAQIANRTDSALKAELGSRLDSPRLRITEAVCKGAVDTAEKLAAPLIVVATEGGKSARSVRKYFPTANILALTTNTKTAAQLVLTKGVTPVVVDSIENTDAFYVAGKELALESGLGNKGDIVVMVSGALVASGTTNTASVHVL; from the coding sequence ATGAAAAAGACCAAAATCGTATGTACGATTGGCCCTAAAACTGAATCTGTAGAGAAGCTAACTGAACTAGTAAACGCAGGCATGAACGTAATGCGCCTGAACTTCTCTCACGGTGACTACGAAGAGCACGGCACTCGTATCGCGAACTTCCGCAAAGTAATGGAAGAGTCTGGTAAGCAGCTTGCTATCCTTCTAGATACTAAAGGTCCAGAAATCCGTACTATCAAACTAGAAAACGGCGACGACGTTGATCTAGTAGCTGGTCAAGAGTTCACTTTCACAACTGATATCTCAGTTGTAGGTAACAAAGATAAAGTAGCAGTGACTTACGCTGGTTTCGCAGCAGACCTAAACGTTGGTAACACTATCCTAGTAGACGACGGTCTAATCGAAATGGAAGTACTTGCTACTTCTGAAACTGAAGTTAAGTGTAAAGTTCTTAACAACGGAGCACTAGGTGAAAACAAAGGTGTTAACCTACCAGGCGTTTCAGTAAACCTACCTGCTCTATCTGAAAAAGATAAGAACGACCTTAAGTTTGGTTGTGAGCAAGGCGTTGACTTCGTTGCAGCTTCATTCATCCGTAAAGCTTCTGACGTTCAAGAAATCCGTGAAGTACTTGCTGCAAACGGTGGCGAGAACATCCACATCATCTCTAAGATCGAAAACCAAGAAGGTGTTGATAACTTCGACGAGATCCTAGAGCTTTCTGACGGCATCATGGTTGCTCGTGGTGACCTAGGTGTTGAAATTCCAGCTGAAGAAGTAATCTTCGCTCAGAAGATGATGATCGAGAAGTGTAACCGTGCACGTAAGATGGTTATCACTGCAACTCAAATGCTTGATTCTATGATCAACAACCCACGCCCTACTCGTGCGGAAGCAGGCGACGTTGCTAACGCAGTAATGGACGGTACTGACGCAGTGATGCTTTCTGGCGAAACTGCAAAAGGTAAGTACCCTGTTGAAGCGGTAACTATCATGGCTCAAATCGCGAACCGTACTGATTCAGCACTAAAAGCTGAGCTTGGCTCTCGCCTAGATAGCCCACGTCTACGCATCACTGAAGCAGTATGTAAAGGCGCAGTTGATACAGCTGAGAAACTAGCAGCTCCTCTAATCGTTGTTGCAACTGAAGGTGGTAAATCAGCACGTTCAGTACGTAAGTACTTCCCAACAGCGAACATCCTAGCGCTTACAACTAACACTAAGACAGCAGCACAGCTAGTTCTAACTAAAGGTGTTACTCCAGTTGTTGTTGATTCTATCGAGAACACAGACGCGTTCTACGTAGCAGGTAAAGAACTTGCACTAGAGTCTGGCCTAGGTAACAAAGGCGACATCGTTGTTATGGTATCTGGTGCACTAGTTGCTTCTGGTACAACAAACACTGCATCTGTACACGTTCTATAA